The nucleotide window AGATTGATTTTCGGAATAGGCGGAGAAGGCAATCCGACCACTTGGAAAACCCGTTCGCGTCTTAAGCTTATCCACAAACGGGCTTGTGCCTGAGATCGGGCGGTTACAACCCGTTTTCCGGACTGCCGCGACTTTTCCCTGATCCTTATTGGTTGATTTTTATCAAGCCGCAGAAACCGACGATAATAGGGGTTGCTGGCGCACCAGGCGGCTATAATCATCCATCATCATGCGGGTTAGGTTGCCCACCTGGAATTGATGGGTGGTTGGTTCCATCACCAGTTCCGCAACGGGCGTAATTTCTGCAGCCGTTCCTGTCAGGAACATTTCCTGGGCTTTGCCAATTTCACGGGGATGGATGGCGCGCTCAACCACTTTAATCCCACGCTTCCTGGCCAAATCCATCACAGTTTTGCGCGTAATACCATCCAAAAAACAATCAGGAGTGGGGGTATGCAATTCGCCATTAAAATTGAAAAAGACATTGGCCCCCGTGGCTTCCGCCACTAACCCACGGTAATCCAGCATTAAAGCGTCGGCAAAGCCTTGCGCCTCAGCGGCTTCCTTACTATGGGTGCAAATCATGTAAGGCCAGCGGCCTTGCTGGCGGTGGGTGCCGTATCCGGTGCCGGTCGGCGCCAAGCAGCCAGGGTTAAGCGTACGCCCTTGGCCTTGGTTTCCGGGGTAAAGTAGGATGCCCATACCCACACCGCAATGGCCAGATGCACGGTTGATTGGGGAGCTGAAATACCCAGCATCTCACTGCCTCTCCACGCAATTGGACGCACATAACAATCCTTTAATTGCTGAGCGGCAACCACCTGCTTGGTGGCCGCATCAATCTGGGCCACGCTATAAGGAATCTTAAACCCGATAATTTCGGCGGAGCGGATCAATCGCTGGCTATGTTCGGTCAATTTGAAGATTTCGCCGTTGTAGCAGCGCTCACCCTCAAATACACTGCTGGCATAATGCAAGCCATGCGTTAAAATATGGATTTTTGCATCCCGCCAAGGAATCAACTTGCCGTCTAACCAAATGGACCCATCACGATCATCCATTGGAATTAATTTCATGACTACTCCCCTTCCTATGAAATCCTCCCGGTCTATATCAATTTTCTGATATCCGAGATTTCTGTGTGTTATTTTACTAAAAAACCCCCGTATTATCTTCCAACAGCCCCTGTTCTGCAAGGTTAATTTTATCACGTCTTCACCCGTTTTGGGGTAATTTTCAGCTGATCTTTTTCCCACATCTAATCAAATATAACTGCCCTTCATCATTACCTTGGTCCATTTGCCGAAATACTGGATCAAGACAAAAAATTTGTTCGTTTTCCCCGATCCGCTTGAATGTACAGTTGAAACATTAACAAAAGTTTACTATTGCCGAATAAATTTGTATAATTGCAAATGAAAAAGGTTAGGAAGGGTAATAGCCTCTCTGTTACCCTCATATCCCGCCCATCAAAAAGGCTTATGGCATGGACAGCAGCTCTGCATCTTTAGGTGATACCACGCCCCCCCATGTGTTGGTGGTGGATGATGACACCCGCCTACGCCAATTGTTGCAAGAGTATCTAACCAGCCAAGGATTTATGGTATCAGTAGCTGAGAATGCCCACATTGCCTACCTAAAATTACAAACCTTGCAGTTTGATGTCATGGTACTGGATTGGATGATGCCTGGGGATGATGGCTTATCCTTACTACAATCCATCCGCCCCACCCACTCTTTACCGGTTTTAATGCTGACAGCGCTTGACGATACCGAAAACCGCATTACAGGACTTGCCAAAGGCGCTGATGACTATCTGGGTAAACCTTTTGACCCGCGCGAACTGGTATTACGGTTGCGGAAACTGTTGCAACGCCAGCCAGCGCTAGCCCTACCTACCACCCCCACTCTGATACGTTTTGGACGTTTTACCTTTGACCGCGAGCGGAGGTTGCTGACCGATGGGGATAACCTTGTTAAATTAACCACAGCTGAGGCTGATTTATTATCGGTGTTAACCAGCCGCAGTGGCCAACCCATGCAACGGGAAGAAATTGTTGCCCTGCTGGTTGACCAACATCTGACCCCGCGCACCATTGATGTCCAAATTAATCGCTTACGCCGCAAGCTTGAAACCGATCCGGCCGCACCACGTTATTTGCAAACCGTGCGCAACCGCGGTTATGTGTTGATCGGGGATTAAACGATGGCTGCCTCATTTTTTCAAACCACTTTGCGGAAAATGAAAAGATACCGGCCTGTCATCAGCCGCTTCTTACCCGGTCTTTTTCCGAAAACACTGCTTGGTCGATCCCTGCTTATCATCATCACCCCGCTGATTTTCCTGCAGGTGACCTCCACTTGGTTTTTCTATGAAACCCATTGGGATACATTAACCAAGCGCTTAACCTCTAGCGTAGCTGGCGATATCGGCTTGGTGCTTTACTTGATGGATCAATTGCCCACAAGCCAGCAGCCAGAAATTTTTGAGGCAGCACATGATTATACCGACATTACTTTATTTGGAAACCTGGTCAGATCCTGCCGATATCACCGCTCTTCATCCGCAATAACCCGGTTGACCGACAATTGCGGCAATATTTTGCAAGACATTACCGAACAGCCTTCTTAATTGACGGCCGATCGCTTGAAAAAGCAGTAGAAATTCGCTTGCTTTTAGAAAAACCTGCAGGGGTTTTACAGGTTTTCGTACCCAGGCGCCGCTTGTTCAGCTCCACCACCTATGTTTTTATTTTATGGATGGTAGGCAGTTCCCTCGTTTTATTTCTGGTTGCCACCATCTTCATGGGCAATCAAACCAAACCCGTTAAAAAACTGGCCCAAGTGGCCGAAGAATTTGGCAAAGGCCGCGACATGCTGGATTTTAAACCGGAAGGTGCCAGCGAAGTACAGCAAGTAGGCATTGCTTTCCGCCGCATGCGCGAGCGGATCCAACGGCAAATCAGCCAACGCACTGATATGCTAGCGGGAGTTTCCCATGACCTACGCACCCCCTCACCCGCATGCGTTTGCAATTAGCTTTGATGGCTGAAAGTCCACAGAGTACAGCCTTACTGCAAGATATAGATGAAATGTCGCGCATGATTGATGGTTATTTGGCCTTTGCTCGCGGTGAAGGCACCGAAGTACCTCGCTTGATCAATTTCAGCCGCTTAATTGAAAGCGTGGCGGCAAACGCCAGGCGCCAGCAGGCCTCGCTCTTTACCAATATCGCGGACAATCTCGTTTTACCCTTGCGACCGGATGCCCTCAGGCGTTGCCTGAGCAATTTGCTCGAAAACGCTCAGCGTTACGGCAACCATATTTGGCTGCAAGCCTATCAGCACCGGCAGATGATCCATGTGATCATTGATGATGACGGCCCAGGTATCCCCAAAGACCAGCGGCAAAATGTGTTCAAGCCCTTTTTCCGCCTACAGCAAACAGAACCTGAGGGCGAACCACCGCATATGGGCCTGGGTCTAACCATTGCACGCGATATTATTCGCAACCATGGCGGCCAATTAGAACTGCATGACTCACCCCATAAGGGTTTACGCATTCATATCCGCCTGCCCGTATAAACCCCTAAGCGGTATAGCAGATCCCTCCCTTTATTTTGATCTGATCAGTGGCTTAAGC belongs to Alphaproteobacteria bacterium and includes:
- a CDS encoding response regulator transcription factor, translated to MDSSSASLGDTTPPHVLVVDDDTRLRQLLQEYLTSQGFMVSVAENAHIAYLKLQTLQFDVMVLDWMMPGDDGLSLLQSIRPTHSLPVLMLTALDDTENRITGLAKGADDYLGKPFDPRELVLRLRKLLQRQPALALPTTPTLIRFGRFTFDRERRLLTDGDNLVKLTTAEADLLSVLTSRSGQPMQREEIVALLVDQHLTPRTIDVQINRLRRKLETDPAAPRYLQTVRNRGYVLIGD